The Shewanella pealeana ATCC 700345 genome contains the following window.
TTTCACCCGCACCGCCATCTGCTTAAGTAGCTCGTCGCCAAAGTTAAAGCCAAACAGATCGTTTACGTATCGAAATCGATAAATATCGAGTAATACCAAGCTACCATTATTTAATGGCATTAAATCGGCCATTTTACGCTTCATGCTCAAACGGTTATCGAGTTCAGTGAGCTTATCTCGTTCTGATTGCTTGCTTTGGGTATAGAGTGTACTGAATAGATCTTTTAAGCTGGAGAGTTTGGCCGTTAATGACCCGTTACTGGAAGGGAGCTTAATCCCCTTCAAGTCAAGAAACTCAAATAACTGTTTGAGCTGATGACGCAGTCTGAGCTGCCACAAGAGTGCGCATACTAACAAAACCAGTAGCAACAAACATACAATGGAAATAATCCAAAAACTGCCCATCAATGAGTACTTTTACCGTTATAAAATCTCAATTTATTCTGTTATAAACTATAGTGCCTGCTAGTCCTTACGCCAGCAAACACTATCGTTTAAGTTTCATAGCATCGCTATTCAAACATCTAAATTATTCGTAACTTGCCTTGATAGATTGATAAGCCTCTTGGAATGCATCACTCGCTAATTCTTCAGCCGATACAGGTAAACCACGCTCGATAAAGGCTGTCATCCTTTGTTCTAAATCGTCTCCCGCCCTTAACTCTCCGGTATAGAAAGCCGCCGCGCGAATAAAGTCTAGGTAACTCACTTGTTCCGAGGTATAGGTTAGATCTGCCCAACGTTCTACCACTTGCATCACATCTGGCGAAAACTCCCAGCTCTTTAACACGGCGCGCCCTAATGGGCCTTGTAACTTCTTAACTAAAGCACGTAATAGATCTATGCTATCAAAGAGTTCAGGCTGAGCTTCAGCTTCTGTCAACACTGGCAAGGCACCGATATTATGCACCAGGCCAGCAAGCGTCATAGTGTCAAAGTTAAGCTTACTCTCTGGGAGCTTCTTATTATAAATCTGTAGCATGGCACAAGCGGCAGAGGTCACGTCGATAGATGCACTCCATACCTCATCCATTACCTCCCAAACCATTTGGTTGGTAGAGATAAACAGCTGCTCCATCGCAATAGAAGTCACAATGGATTTAATCTGAGTCAAGCCAATACGGTTTATGGCCGCATTGACGTTATCAGCAGGGATCCCCCGACTGTACATGGCGCTATTCGCGATACGGATGACCCTAGCTGAAATAGCCGCATCTTGACCAATAATACTAGCAACATCTTTTAGGCTGGCATCTTCTTGACCCACCACCTCCTGCACCCGCATCGCAACCTCTGGCAATGTAGGTAAAACTAAGGCGTCGGACTTTAATTTTTTTAACAAACCAACTAATACTTGATGCTCTGTAGACATCTCAACTCCCTTATAACTCGTATTAATTTGCAGCAAATCGAGTATAACAGTTGAACGCTTTGAGGTACGTGCAAAATGCTATTTATGGGTCAATACTTAATCAAGCGTCGAGATTAGGGTTAAATCACTTAAAAAACGATAAGCAGATCACAATATTTTATTATAAAAGACTCAGATCTACCCGAGTCCACTTATTATATTCGGCTGACTTTCTTGCATTAGCACAGCCGCATTCAGTAAAATGCGCGGCCGATTGTCGAATCCTTATCCGTTAACAGAGAAGCTATTATGTTTAAACCTGAGCTATTGTCCCCTGCTGGCACATTGAAAAATATGCGTTACGCCTTTGCCTATGGCGCCGATGCTGTTTATGCCGGCCAGCCAAGATATAGTCTTCGCGTACGTAATAACGACTTTAAAATGGAAAACCTTGCTGCGGGAATCAAAGAAGCCCACAGCCTGAATAAGAAGTTGTATGTGGTTAGCAACATTGCACCGCACAACGCCAAGCTGAAGACTTATATCAAAGATATGGAGCCTGTGGTTGCTATGCAACCTGACGCGTTAATCATGTCAGATCCTGGTCTTATCATGATGGTACGTGAAGCGTTTCCTGACCAAGTGGTGCACCTATCAGTTCAAGCAAACGCAATTAACTGGGCGTCGGTTAAGTTTTGGGAATCTCAAGGCATCAAGCGTGTCATTCTTTCTCGTGAACTATCACTAGATGAAATCGAAGAAATTCGTCAACGCTGCCCAGATATCGAACTAGAAGTCTTTGTTCATGGTGCGTTATGTATGGCGTACTCAGGCCGTTGTCTATTGTCTGGTTACATCAACAAACGTGACCCTAACCAAGGTACTTGCACTAACGCATGTCGCTGGAAGTACGATGTCCATGAAGCGCAGCAAAATGAATCAGGTGATATAGTTCCGGTTAACCCTGCTGTACAAATTGAAACGCCTACATTAGGTGCGGGGCAGCCATCTGATCAAATCGTACTGCTTCAAGAAGCGGGTCGTCCAGGCGAGTATATGCCTGCGTTTGAAGATGAGCATGGTACTTACATCATGAACTCAAAAGACTTACGTGCGATTCAACACGTAGAGCGCTTAACTAAGATGGGTGTAGACTCACTGAAGATCGAAGGCCGCACTAAGTCGTTCTACTATGTAGCACGTACGGCTCAACTTTATCGCCAAGCGATTGAAGATGCTGCTGCGGGTAAAGATTTCGATCGTACCTTGATGCATAACCTAGAGGGTCTTGCACACAGAGGTTACACCGAAGGCTTCCTACGTCGTCACGTGCATGATGAATACCAAAACTACGATTATGGTTATTCAATCAGCGATACTCAGCAGTTTGTCGGTGAGTTCACAGGCGTTCGCAATGAAGCAGGTTTTGCAGAAGTTGACGTGAAGAACAAGTTCCTTGTTGGCGACAGTGTTGAAGTTATGACCCCACAAGGTAACCTAACCATAAAAGTTGATAGCCTAGTTAACCGTAAAGGTGAAAGTGTTGAGGCGGGTCTAGGTTCGGGGCACTTTGTATTCCTAGACGTACCAGCAGGTGTCGAGCTAGATAAAGCCGTGTTACTACGTAACTTGCCACAAGGCCAAGATACCCGTAACCCGCATCAGCCAACAGCGTAATCTTTAGCGCTGAACTTGATGAAAGGCCTCAATTTTGAGGCCTTTTTTGTTTTCAGCCCTAAACCACCTACTTCAGTAGGTGGGTTCATTACATTAACCGTTAATTAAAAACTCACCCTGGCTCTTAAGCCAATAACCCAAGTATCATCCTCAGTTGAAATCGCTGGATTGTCGATATACTGAATATTAGGGGTTAACTGCACAAATTCCCCCAAACTCATGTTGTAATACACCTCAGAAGTAAATTGCTTGTCGTCAGTAACGCCATAGGCCTTGCCTAAATTCTCATTGACTTCACTGAAGTTAATCGCAAAGCCTAAGTTATTTTTCTCACCGCCTAAACCAAAATAGCCAAGCCCCATTGTTAACGAATTATCGTACAGTGCGACATCGCCCTGTGATATACCGCCTCTAACAAACGGCATTAATTGAGGCGTAACAAAGAAGCTAGCAGAAAAGTTTATCCCTTGGCCACTTTCACTTGGCTGAGTGAGATTATGTTGAGTGCCGCCGTCCATATGCCACAGAGTCACATGGACATTATCGGTATAGATATGTTCCTGTGACGCAGTCCAACCTAATTCAAATGTGGTAAACAGCTTATGGTCATTAAACAAAGTCTCAAAGCCGTCACTTGGTTTATCTGAGCGCCCTTTCGCGTCGGCTGCGCCGGCAATAATATAAAAGTTGTCATCGAGCATATGGCCAACAGCCAAACCTAAAACCCCGTCATCGGGTAAACCTATTGCGCCCGCGCCGGTACTAAATGCCAAATTGGTAAACCCTGTCCACGGGCTCGCTAACGCGTAGGTATCAACATAATCTGATGTATCTAAGTAGCCCGCCATTAATGCGGTTTTTCCTTGATTGAATTGCTGCTTCCAATAAAGGTTGGTGAGTCGCCCACCTTGGTCGCTATATGCAGGCCCTATCATGCCGATATAGCCAAGTCCCGGCTCAATAAATGAATAGGCTTTTGGAGCGGTATCGGTATAAGCATGTCGATGCTCAACTTTCCACACCAGACCACCGACATTGCCGCTCTCTAACCCAGTTAAGTTCCAAGAGCCATAAAATCGAACCACACCCGCCGCAGAATTATCATCACCACCTGCGGTAGGTGAACTTGCCGACAACCCAAGCACTTGATAATCCAGTCCCAAAGTCAGGTTATGCTCACTGGCTAGCTTTTCTCGCCAAGACTCTTTCTTACGGGTGTTATCTTTAATAGTGTTATCGACAGTATTTGGGCTACCAAAGCTGGTACTGGCATAACTATCAATGCTAAAAAGACTGCCAACACAAGCAAGACTCCCCCCTAATAAAATGGTTAAACGTAGCTTATTCATACTGATTATCCTTGTTTACCTTTCATTCCCTTTGCATAAATCAATTAGTGAGCGTGCCCTTTATGATCTAGGCTATCTTGCAGTTCTAAGCCCGTGACAGGGTTAGATATCGCATCACCATAGTATTTATCAATCGTTAGTGCTTCCATGGCGTAACCCATAGTGACATTCATTTTGCCATCAACCAGCTGCACCAGCTCAGTTTGCTTATCTGCGTTAATAGTGCCGCTAACGGTTACTGGGAATTGCACATTTTCAACCTCGAATCCTGACGGATATCGGAGCTTAATGATTTGATTCGCCGCTGGTGGCGGCATATGAATACAGGCTCCGGCATAGGGTAAAAATAAAAACTCTGTCGCTTTGACGCCGTTAAACTTTGTCGGCACGACAAAGCCTGACATGCTGACCTGCTTACCATTAACCTCAGTATTTAAACTCTCGGCTTTGCGCTGGGCAAGCGACATATAGCGCGCCCTTGCATCTAGGGCTGCATCTACATCGATTCCCTGTTGAGTCAATGATTCGCGGGCGGCTTTAACTTTGGCGCTAGCCGCGCTGTCAGGACTGTTTTGATATTGAATAACGCTTGCTAGCAATCTTTTTTGAGCTTCGGTCACATTAGGCAAACTGACCTCTTGCTCATTGATAGATGGGGCTAGTACTTGCCAATCTAGCTTTTGTAAATCTAGCGCCTCAGAGTTTGCTTGAACAGCAAATGATAGTGTCGAGGTTAACAACAAAATTTTCTTCATAACTCTCATTAAAAGCTCTCTCTGCAAAGTTTATCTCTAAAAAGCAACTCTAAAAACTAGTTCTAAAAGTTAGCTCTAAAAGTTAGCTCTAAGAGTTAGTGCTTTAAAAAAGGCAAGCAACGCTGCTTGCCTTAGGTACTAAGTATACCCAAGCCACCTCAAGATGCTCGTTTCAGAGCTCCCGTAGGATGGCTGAACAAGGCAGTGATTGAGGATAATGGTTATTCCCTTGTCGATATCACTAACGCAGTGCAGGTATTCTACGGGAGCTCCCGTAGGGCACGGCGAGAAGCAACATTTTTCTGTGTTATGAAATATTGAATTAGAATAACTAGTCCTACAATTTCATGCCTTGAACTCTGTCACTTCTCGACATGCTGAATCCTGCATCTTGAAGTTGTTTGGGTATAAAAAGCTATTACAGGGTATTTTTATAGATCACGCCGTCTTTCATGATGATCTTCATGGTCTCGATGCCATCACGCTTTGGTGCATCGAACCACTTTTCATTGGCGCCAATCACGCTCAAGTCTTCTAATGGGTTACCATCAACCAATAACAGATCCGCATAAGCGCCCTCTTCGACAACTCCAAGTTTGCCCTCAAAGTAAGGATCCAGTACTTCACCCGCCAGCTTAACGATTTCACCGTTAACCGATGTCATCGAAATCAAGGTGTAATGGTTACCAAAGAACTTCCCGCTCAGGTAGATAGAATGGTCGGCTTGCTGCTCACACGCCGCAACGCCACCAACACAGTCCACATGGAAGCCTAGCTTAGGCTTATACTTGTTCACATTATCAATATAATTGCCAAATGCTGCCTGAGCAGTTTTGGCTTTACGCGCAGAAGCAGGGTTTGAATTAATGGCTTCTATTTCGCCTAAATAAGGTGAAAACGCCGTCATATTGGTGGTCATATAGGCGTCGTTTTTCTTCATTGCCTTATAAACATCTTTATCAAACATAAAAGCATGCTCTAAGGTTTTCACCCCGGCTTCTAAGTTTCGCAGCAGTGATACCTTACTGTAGGCATGTGACATGGCGTAGGAGCCATAGGCATCTGCCACTTCAACTGCCGCCTGTAACTCTTCAAGCGAGTAAGCATTGAGCTGCCATGGGTCAAACGATGACGCCACGCCGCCGCTAGACATCAACTTAATCTGTGTTGCCCCTTGCATATAGTTCTGGCGAGCACAGGCTTTAATGTCGCCGATACTGTCTGCGGTGCAGCTCATACCGAGTCGACCGCCTGAGGAGTTATGTCCATAGAAAGTTTCGTTAGGGGTGTTGAAATTACGAAAGTCGGCATGAGAGCCTGTCGGGCCAATAAATGCACCGGACGGATAAATACGCGGACCGATAAGTTCGCCGCTATCGATGGTTTTCTTAAGGCCAGCGCCCATCCCCCCCGCGTCACGCCATGTGGTAAAGCCTGACAGCAACGCCGAGTTTGCTCTGGCTGCAGAGCGTGCAGCCAACTCTTCCCAGTTGCGATTATTTTCAATATCCGGCAAAGAGGTGCCATTCATTTGCAAGTGACCGTGACCTTCAATCAGTCCCGGCATTAATGTCATACCTTTACCGTCGATAACCTTGGCACCTTGCGCTGAAATCGCTTCGCTAGACACCTTGCTGATCTTATTATCCACCACTAACACTTGATAGTTTTCTAGCAACTCATCTTTCTTACCATCAAACACATTGACGTTAGTAAACAAGATTGACTCAGCACTAACAGAAAAAGCTAATGAGCAAGACACAGCAACAACAGACATCTTCAACGTTCGGTATTTCATTCGTGCACCTCTAGTTATCCATGCTTGGTGAGTTTTCACCTCGCGTAACATTCCATACTTAAAAAAGCGTTACAAAATCAGCGACAACAAACACACTATTTGCCACTAACACTTCGTAAGCTAGGTTAAATTTTGAACCAAATCAAGGCTAGGTAATAGCCATTTGATGACAGCTAATGACAGAATGGTAAATGAATTGTTTGATATCTGGTGCGTATTAGTCGAATTGGCGACGGTACGCTGTAGGCGTCATCTGCATTTGACGTTTAAACGCGCGGGTAAAATGTGCAGCGTCGGAGTAGCCCATTCTAATCGCGATGGAGGTGATCTTTAATGAAGGGCATTTTAATAAGTCCAAGGTTTGCTCCAGCACCATCTCCTCAATAATAGCGCCGTATTGAACACTTTCTTTCGCTAATCGGCGCTGTAAGGTTCTCACGTTCAATTGCAGAATTTGCGCCGCCATCTTGATAGGCAGCTTGCCCATAGACAAATAGGGCTGAATCGCCAACTTGAAGGTGCCTAAAAAGCAATCGCGTGATGGTATTGCTGCGATAGGATCTTTAGTGGAAATATAGGGGTGGCTAACAGGCGCCGTCATTAAGCTTTCTTCAATAGAGAAAGCCGTCACAGGTCTATTGGTAAAAAACTGACTCCGTGTTAGTTGCGGCAAAGTAGAAAACACGGCCTCATCAGCAGATTGGATCCCCACTTGCTTTGGTCGCCATTTATTAGAAGTGAGAGCAGATAAGAGTTCGCAGGTAAAAATAACGGAAAACAGTTCTGCATGGGTAAACCATGCCTCATCCACGCCCTCTTTTTCTCTCACCAACCACCAACTTCCTCCCGAGAACTGGGTATAAACATTAGTATGGGTAATGTTGGACTTTAGCTGCTTGGCAAACTCGTCTAATGCCTCTCTTAAAGACCCGCTCTGTGTCAGACGCCGGATAAACTCCGGAATATAGATATTCTTGCAGGCACTACTAATTAGTTGAATAAACTCTTGATGTTCTAATCTTTCTCCCAAGGCTTGGATCAGGTTTTTCACCGTATTTTCAGGTAAGTAATCATAATTACTTTCACTTGAATACAGATCAATCGGTACCTTTGCTTGCTGTAAGATCGGATAAATACTGCCTTCTAGCCCCCTCAGCAAGCTGGCAAAAAAGACCACATCTTGGCGCTGAATAAGCGCAATTGCGCCATTATTAGAATCCGACGGCATAGTTTCTTCCTAAGTGACAGTTACTGCCTAAGTGATATTTTTATTTATAAATCAATATAGAAAGCCTGTCTATATAACCAGCGGCGCCGCTCTTCATCCTGATAAGATCCAAACCGCAACGTAAAGCATACTAGCCGCATGATAATAGTCGGTCTTCGCCACGCGACGAGCCTAGTTTGCGCCCCTTTGTATGGTATAATTGTTAGGTATCACTTTTTAGACTGCTCCGCATAGGCGGGGTTTTAGTAAATTTAATAGGCACGCTAATTCAATGGCATTATTAATCGACGACAGCTGTATCAACTGCGACATGTGTGAACCCGAGTGTCCTAACCAGGCCATTACTATGGGGGAAGAGATCTATGAAATTGACCCTGTACTTTGCACCGAATGCGTCGGCCATTACGACAAACCTACATGTATTTCTGTGTGCCCTATCGACTGTATCGCGGTCGACCCTGACCATAAAGAGTCAGATGATGAGCTATTAATTAAATACCACATCATTACAGGTAAGCCGGTTGAATAAGCTTTCTTAGCGATAACAAATGGAGCCAATCGGCTCCATTTTTGTTTTTAACATCTGTCACTCAAAAAACACTCATCGACTAATGACTTCGTTATCGTGACAGCGTAAAATCTCGCCTCCTAAAGTGCTAGCCTAGCTTAGCGCTCGTTTATAAAGATATTAACTGCCCATGTATTCTGCTCAGCACTGTTTTACCCCTTTTAAATCAGCTATCGATAGTTACGAGCTGCCACAGCGTTTTACCTTTCCGTTTTACTATGAGCCGCACCCGCTGTGTTTATTGGCTGCCTCAGAGCTACAAGAATACTTAACCACTCAAACTGACTGGCAGCATAACTTTGGCTTAGAGAATGATTCAAACAAGGATGCTGACACGGCTAAAACTGCGGCCATAGGTAAAATGTTTGGTGTACTTATCGTGCGAAACCCAAGCGGACAGCTTGGGTATTTAGCGGCGTTTTCTGGCAAGTTAGCCGAGCAAAACCTACTCAATGGTTTTGTGCCCCCCGTGTTCGATATGTTAGCTGAGGAAAGCTTCTTTCATGGCGGCATGCAGGCGCTTAACCAGCTCACAGAGCAACTAGAAAGTGCCCAGAATAATCCTGATATTGCTAGGCTGACTGCCGAGTTAGCTCAATTACGCAGCCAAGCAGAAAGTGAATTAGAGGCTATTCGTGCGCAAATCATTGAAAATCGCAAAGCGCGTAAACTTCGCCGCGCGAGTACTGAAAAGCTGCAAGACACAGACAAGCTAGCCGAGCTTAATGTGCAATTAGGTAAAGAAAGTGTCGCCGAGAAATTCCATCTCAAAGCCACTAAACAAACTTGGGACACTCGATGCGATGAAGTTGCCACACAGCTTAACGCGCTAAAGGCTGAAATCTCGGCCATC
Protein-coding sequences here:
- a CDS encoding HDOD domain-containing protein; this encodes MSTEHQVLVGLLKKLKSDALVLPTLPEVAMRVQEVVGQEDASLKDVASIIGQDAAISARVIRIANSAMYSRGIPADNVNAAINRIGLTQIKSIVTSIAMEQLFISTNQMVWEVMDEVWSASIDVTSAACAMLQIYNKKLPESKLNFDTMTLAGLVHNIGALPVLTEAEAQPELFDSIDLLRALVKKLQGPLGRAVLKSWEFSPDVMQVVERWADLTYTSEQVSYLDFIRAAAFYTGELRAGDDLEQRMTAFIERGLPVSAEELASDAFQEAYQSIKASYE
- the trhP gene encoding prephenate-dependent tRNA uridine(34) hydroxylase TrhP; the encoded protein is MFKPELLSPAGTLKNMRYAFAYGADAVYAGQPRYSLRVRNNDFKMENLAAGIKEAHSLNKKLYVVSNIAPHNAKLKTYIKDMEPVVAMQPDALIMSDPGLIMMVREAFPDQVVHLSVQANAINWASVKFWESQGIKRVILSRELSLDEIEEIRQRCPDIELEVFVHGALCMAYSGRCLLSGYINKRDPNQGTCTNACRWKYDVHEAQQNESGDIVPVNPAVQIETPTLGAGQPSDQIVLLQEAGRPGEYMPAFEDEHGTYIMNSKDLRAIQHVERLTKMGVDSLKIEGRTKSFYYVARTAQLYRQAIEDAAAGKDFDRTLMHNLEGLAHRGYTEGFLRRHVHDEYQNYDYGYSISDTQQFVGEFTGVRNEAGFAEVDVKNKFLVGDSVEVMTPQGNLTIKVDSLVNRKGESVEAGLGSGHFVFLDVPAGVELDKAVLLRNLPQGQDTRNPHQPTA
- a CDS encoding carbohydrate porin, coding for MNKLRLTILLGGSLACVGSLFSIDSYASTSFGSPNTVDNTIKDNTRKKESWREKLASEHNLTLGLDYQVLGLSASSPTAGGDDNSAAGVVRFYGSWNLTGLESGNVGGLVWKVEHRHAYTDTAPKAYSFIEPGLGYIGMIGPAYSDQGGRLTNLYWKQQFNQGKTALMAGYLDTSDYVDTYALASPWTGFTNLAFSTGAGAIGLPDDGVLGLAVGHMLDDNFYIIAGAADAKGRSDKPSDGFETLFNDHKLFTTFELGWTASQEHIYTDNVHVTLWHMDGGTQHNLTQPSESGQGINFSASFFVTPQLMPFVRGGISQGDVALYDNSLTMGLGYFGLGGEKNNLGFAINFSEVNENLGKAYGVTDDKQFTSEVYYNMSLGEFVQLTPNIQYIDNPAISTEDDTWVIGLRARVSF
- a CDS encoding DUF3299 domain-containing protein, whose amino-acid sequence is MKKILLLTSTLSFAVQANSEALDLQKLDWQVLAPSINEQEVSLPNVTEAQKRLLASVIQYQNSPDSAASAKVKAARESLTQQGIDVDAALDARARYMSLAQRKAESLNTEVNGKQVSMSGFVVPTKFNGVKATEFLFLPYAGACIHMPPPAANQIIKLRYPSGFEVENVQFPVTVSGTINADKQTELVQLVDGKMNVTMGYAMEALTIDKYYGDAISNPVTGLELQDSLDHKGHAH
- a CDS encoding metal-dependent hydrolase family protein translates to MKYRTLKMSVVAVSCSLAFSVSAESILFTNVNVFDGKKDELLENYQVLVVDNKISKVSSEAISAQGAKVIDGKGMTLMPGLIEGHGHLQMNGTSLPDIENNRNWEELAARSAARANSALLSGFTTWRDAGGMGAGLKKTIDSGELIGPRIYPSGAFIGPTGSHADFRNFNTPNETFYGHNSSGGRLGMSCTADSIGDIKACARQNYMQGATQIKLMSSGGVASSFDPWQLNAYSLEELQAAVEVADAYGSYAMSHAYSKVSLLRNLEAGVKTLEHAFMFDKDVYKAMKKNDAYMTTNMTAFSPYLGEIEAINSNPASARKAKTAQAAFGNYIDNVNKYKPKLGFHVDCVGGVAACEQQADHSIYLSGKFFGNHYTLISMTSVNGEIVKLAGEVLDPYFEGKLGVVEEGAYADLLLVDGNPLEDLSVIGANEKWFDAPKRDGIETMKIIMKDGVIYKNTL
- a CDS encoding helix-turn-helix domain-containing protein, with the protein product MPSDSNNGAIALIQRQDVVFFASLLRGLEGSIYPILQQAKVPIDLYSSESNYDYLPENTVKNLIQALGERLEHQEFIQLISSACKNIYIPEFIRRLTQSGSLREALDEFAKQLKSNITHTNVYTQFSGGSWWLVREKEGVDEAWFTHAELFSVIFTCELLSALTSNKWRPKQVGIQSADEAVFSTLPQLTRSQFFTNRPVTAFSIEESLMTAPVSHPYISTKDPIAAIPSRDCFLGTFKLAIQPYLSMGKLPIKMAAQILQLNVRTLQRRLAKESVQYGAIIEEMVLEQTLDLLKCPSLKITSIAIRMGYSDAAHFTRAFKRQMQMTPTAYRRQFD
- a CDS encoding YfhL family 4Fe-4S dicluster ferredoxin — translated: MALLIDDSCINCDMCEPECPNQAITMGEEIYEIDPVLCTECVGHYDKPTCISVCPIDCIAVDPDHKESDDELLIKYHIITGKPVE